Below is a genomic region from Acidobacteriota bacterium.
CGTGTCAGCATCATCACGGATCGCGAGACGGGCAAACCGCGCGGCTTCGCGTTCGTGGAGATGGAAGACGATGAGGCGGCGACCAAAGCTGTTGCCGCGCTGAACGGCACCAACTTCGAGGGTCGCCCTTTGAATATCTCTGAGGCCCGACCGCGCGAAGGAGGCGGTGGCGGCGGCTTCGGCGGTGGTGGACGCGGTGGCCGAGACAGTGGTGGGTATGGCGGTGGTGGCGGGTACGGTGGGCCGCGCGAGCCGCGCTGGTAGCATCACGCACTAACTTTATCTATAAATAACCATTTAGAATCCCAATCCAGCGGCGTGAGTAGCACGGAATTGGGCGAGGGAGGTGTGTGCCGCAACC
It encodes:
- a CDS encoding RNA-binding protein gives rise to the protein MKNLFVGNLPFRMAEGDMTQGLSSLFEPFGAVARVSIITDRETGKPRGFAFVEMEDDEAATKAVAALNGTNFEGRPLNISEARPREGGGGGGFGGGGRGGRDSGGYGGGGGYGGPREPRW